A genome region from Actinomycetota bacterium includes the following:
- a CDS encoding hemolysin family protein, which yields MLVSAAYMALAETAILTVTLVQARRMEEEGRRGAVALGKILKKRSDYLTTILLLTLVTNLTATSIASTLAYRSFKSTGVALATAVMTIIIFIYCEVAPKTYAVRYADKMAARVAGSVVFLGTVFGPVVHLLARIAILSMRLVGIRVSAPGPYMTEEELLTAVEISEEEGVIKEEEKRLIHHIFEFGDTIVREVMMPRPDMICIDENVSMDKAIDTVVKAGHSRFPVFKDNVDNIVGILYARDLLAMVAKKTTGGAVKDVMRPAIFVPETKRVADLLREIQKERVHLAVVIDEYGSTAGLVTMEDLLEEIVGEIYDEYDAAIAEIETLAEGRLRVDGRAPVDDVSDYFQVKLDYPEVDTIGGLMLEIFGRVPSRGENIESDGLEFKIEKVAGKRVRTVLITRAEETDEDMKGER from the coding sequence TTGCTTGTGTCGGCGGCCTATATGGCTTTAGCCGAGACGGCCATTCTGACAGTTACCCTTGTACAGGCGAGAAGGATGGAAGAGGAAGGACGCCGGGGAGCGGTCGCCCTGGGAAAGATACTTAAGAAACGCAGCGATTATCTGACTACGATCCTTCTCTTAACGCTGGTAACAAATCTCACCGCGACCAGTATAGCCAGTACGCTCGCTTACCGTTCTTTCAAAAGCACGGGCGTCGCTTTGGCGACGGCGGTAATGACCATAATAATCTTCATCTATTGCGAGGTGGCGCCGAAGACTTACGCCGTCCGTTACGCCGATAAGATGGCCGCGCGCGTCGCCGGTTCGGTCGTCTTCCTGGGCACCGTTTTCGGCCCGGTTGTGCATCTGCTGGCTCGTATCGCCATTTTATCGATGCGCCTGGTCGGTATACGGGTTAGCGCACCAGGACCGTATATGACGGAAGAAGAACTTTTGACGGCTGTTGAAATCAGCGAGGAAGAAGGCGTTATCAAGGAAGAGGAGAAACGCCTTATCCATCACATTTTCGAGTTCGGAGACACCATTGTCCGAGAGGTCATGATGCCAAGGCCGGATATGATTTGCATAGACGAGAACGTTTCCATGGACAAAGCGATCGATACGGTTGTCAAGGCGGGGCACTCTCGTTTTCCCGTCTTCAAGGATAATGTCGATAACATAGTCGGCATCCTTTACGCCAGAGACCTTTTAGCCATGGTGGCCAAGAAAACGACCGGCGGCGCGGTTAAGGACGTAATGCGGCCGGCCATTTTCGTGCCGGAGACGAAGCGGGTCGCCGACCTGCTTAGGGAGATACAGAAAGAGCGGGTGCACCTGGCGGTCGTTATCGACGAATACGGAAGCACGGCCGGCTTGGTGACGATGGAGGACCTGCTGGAGGAGATCGTAGGTGAGATATACGACGAGTACGACGCGGCTATAGCGGAAATCGAGACACTGGCTGAAGGCCGGCTGCGGGTTGACGGCCGGGCGCCGGTCGACGACGTAAGCGATTATTTTCAGGTTAAACTTGATTATCCGGAAGTGGACACTATCGGAGGTTTGATGCTAGAAATATTCGGGCGTGTGCCCTCGCGGGGCGAAAACATCGAATCTGACGGCCTGGAGTTCAAAATAGAAAAGGTAGCCGGGAAGCGGGTAAGGACTGTTCTGATTACCAGGGCGGAAGAAACCGATGAAGATATGAAAGGCGAGCGTTAA
- the hisS gene encoding histidine--tRNA ligase: protein MEIKAPKGTKDILPAESRKWDRFFADVEMVFKNYGYGRIETPVFESEGLFARAIGESTDIVKKEMYVFEDKGGRRLALRPEETAGVVRAFIEHKMYTGNGLEKIYYKGQMFRYERPQGGRQRQFWQIGVEALGSSDPALDAEVIDMAVTCLDATGLGGLELKINSVGCPICRPAYTKALKTFLNENQEELCATCRERTSTNPLRVFDCKNEQCRAAIKNAPLVIDHLCEDCADNFNKVKAYLDTMSVDYTADPHLVRGLDYYTKTTFEITAPGLGAQNAVAAGGRYDNLVKSYGGPDTPGLGFAIGIERALLALGDEAAEADEALDAYIITLDEESKQAGLALAKTARASGLAVEMDFTGKNMKKQMANADKSGARYAVIIGSDELLTGSLTIRDMASGEQRGVDAEAMIDVLSGHI from the coding sequence GTGGAGATAAAAGCGCCGAAAGGCACAAAAGACATTTTACCGGCGGAGTCGCGGAAATGGGACAGGTTTTTCGCCGACGTCGAGATGGTTTTTAAGAACTACGGTTACGGGCGGATCGAAACGCCCGTATTTGAGTCCGAAGGGCTATTCGCCCGGGCGATCGGGGAAAGTACGGACATCGTCAAAAAAGAGATGTACGTTTTTGAGGACAAAGGCGGACGCCGACTGGCGCTTCGTCCGGAAGAAACAGCCGGCGTCGTCCGGGCTTTTATCGAACACAAAATGTACACGGGGAACGGTCTGGAAAAGATTTACTACAAAGGCCAGATGTTCCGTTACGAGCGGCCGCAAGGCGGGCGGCAGCGGCAATTCTGGCAGATAGGCGTGGAGGCGTTGGGAAGCTCTGACCCGGCGCTTGACGCCGAGGTTATAGACATGGCCGTGACTTGCCTTGACGCGACCGGCTTGGGCGGATTAGAGCTGAAAATAAACAGCGTCGGCTGCCCGATTTGCCGCCCCGCTTACACAAAGGCCCTCAAGACGTTCTTGAACGAGAACCAAGAGGAGCTATGCGCCACCTGCCGGGAAAGAACCTCGACTAATCCGTTAAGGGTTTTTGACTGCAAGAACGAGCAGTGCAGAGCGGCGATAAAAAACGCGCCACTGGTAATCGATCATCTGTGCGAAGACTGCGCGGACAATTTTAATAAAGTTAAAGCTTACCTTGATACTATGTCCGTGGATTATACAGCTGACCCCCATCTGGTCAGGGGCCTTGACTACTATACAAAAACAACCTTCGAGATAACGGCGCCGGGATTAGGAGCCCAAAACGCGGTGGCGGCCGGCGGACGTTACGATAACCTAGTAAAATCTTACGGCGGCCCCGATACGCCCGGTTTAGGATTTGCCATCGGGATTGAACGGGCTTTACTAGCGTTGGGAGACGAGGCGGCCGAGGCGGATGAAGCGCTGGACGCTTATATTATCACGCTGGATGAGGAATCGAAACAAGCGGGCCTGGCTTTGGCCAAGACGGCCCGGGCGTCGGGACTCGCGGTGGAGATGGATTTCACGGGGAAGAATATGAAGAAGCAGATGGCCAACGCGGATAAGTCGGGAGCGAGATACGCTGTAATTATCGGGAGCGACGAACTGTTGACAGGCTCGCTGACCATCCGGGACATGGCCTCAGGCGAACAGAGGGGCGTCGACGCGGAAGCGATGATCGACGTCCTGTCGGGACATATCTAA
- the aspS gene encoding aspartate--tRNA ligase, producing MSHKYKDIGCGEIKREDIGKTVTLSGWIDTRRDHGGLIFMDLRDRSGVVQLVFNPERDAAVHATGELLRGEYVVTAKGEVSPRPEENVNPKLPTGEIELIVDELTILSKAKTPPFEIEDGINVDESIRLKYRYLDIRRPEVAGALLLRSRVVKTIHKYLDDRGFIEVETPYLTKSTPEGARDFLVPSRLSPGHFFALPQSPQLFKQILMVAGMERYYQLARCFRDEDLRADRQPEHTQIDLEMSFVTRDDVMDVAEGMIREIFRQDIGVDIPDPLPRMTYREALENYGTDRPELRFGLTIKDLTGVFARSEFKVFSGAIAAGGRIKGLVAPGAAGYSRKDMDELTEFVKIYGAKGLAWAGVGEDGVLTGPIAKFITDNEADAAKGALGASPNDMILMVADKEDTALNAIGNLRLEIGKRLDLIKESDFRLTWVVDFPLVQWDEEEDRPKAVHHPFTMPTVDSMGLLEDDPLSANADAYDLVINGVEVGGGSLRIHDADLQRRMFRLLKMSDEEARDKFGFLLEAFEYGAPPHGGLAFGLDRLVMLLAGQSSIRDVIAFPKTQTGTCLMTGAPDTVQDEQLRDLDIKLR from the coding sequence GTGTCGCATAAGTACAAAGACATTGGCTGCGGAGAGATTAAGAGGGAAGACATAGGAAAGACGGTGACCTTGTCCGGCTGGATAGACACCAGACGTGATCACGGCGGCCTCATATTCATGGATTTAAGGGACCGGAGCGGAGTTGTCCAACTGGTCTTCAACCCTGAACGAGACGCGGCGGTGCACGCGACCGGGGAGTTGCTGCGCGGCGAGTACGTAGTGACGGCGAAGGGAGAGGTCTCGCCGCGTCCTGAGGAAAACGTGAACCCGAAGTTGCCGACGGGAGAGATCGAGCTAATCGTCGACGAGCTTACAATATTAAGTAAAGCCAAGACGCCGCCGTTTGAAATAGAGGACGGGATTAACGTCGACGAATCCATCAGGCTTAAGTATCGTTATCTGGATATCCGGCGTCCCGAGGTCGCCGGCGCCTTGCTGCTAAGAAGCCGGGTCGTGAAGACGATACACAAGTATCTTGATGACAGGGGTTTTATCGAAGTGGAAACCCCGTATCTGACCAAAAGCACGCCGGAGGGCGCGCGCGATTTTCTGGTGCCCAGCCGGTTAAGCCCCGGTCATTTCTTCGCGTTGCCGCAATCGCCGCAGCTTTTTAAACAGATTTTGATGGTCGCCGGCATGGAGCGCTATTACCAGCTGGCCAGATGTTTCAGAGACGAAGATCTCAGGGCCGACCGGCAGCCTGAGCACACCCAGATAGACCTGGAAATGTCCTTTGTTACCAGGGACGATGTTATGGACGTGGCCGAGGGCATGATCAGAGAGATATTCCGCCAAGACATCGGCGTAGACATACCCGACCCGCTGCCGAGGATGACTTACCGAGAGGCGCTGGAAAATTACGGCACGGACAGGCCGGAGCTAAGGTTCGGATTGACGATCAAGGATCTTACTGGGGTTTTCGCGAGATCAGAATTCAAGGTGTTCAGCGGGGCGATTGCCGCGGGCGGCAGGATAAAGGGACTTGTCGCGCCGGGAGCGGCCGGATATTCCCGTAAGGACATGGACGAGCTGACGGAGTTCGTTAAGATCTACGGCGCGAAGGGCCTGGCTTGGGCGGGAGTCGGCGAGGACGGCGTTTTGACGGGGCCGATAGCTAAGTTCATCACGGATAACGAAGCGGACGCCGCGAAAGGCGCCCTGGGGGCAAGCCCTAACGATATGATCCTGATGGTCGCGGACAAAGAAGACACCGCCTTGAACGCGATCGGCAACCTGCGTCTCGAAATCGGCAAAAGGCTCGATTTGATAAAGGAAAGTGACTTCAGACTAACATGGGTCGTTGATTTCCCGCTGGTTCAATGGGACGAAGAAGAAGACCGGCCGAAGGCTGTCCACCATCCTTTCACCATGCCGACCGTCGATTCCATGGGGCTGCTTGAGGACGACCCGCTGAGCGCCAACGCAGATGCCTATGACCTGGTTATCAATGGTGTGGAGGTTGGCGGCGGAAGCCTTCGTATCCACGACGCGGACCTGCAGCGGCGGATGTTTAGGCTGTTGAAAATGTCCGATGAAGAAGCCAGGGATAAATTCGGATTTTTGCTGGAGGCGTTCGAGTACGGGGCGCCGCCGCACGGCGGTTTGGCTTTCGGCCTGGACCGCCTGGTTATGCTTCTGGCCGGCCAGTCTTCGATCAGAGACGTAATCGCTTTCCCCAAAACACAAACCGGGACCTGTCTGATGACGGGGGCGCCGGACACCGTACAAGACGAGCAGTTGCGCGATCTGGACATCAAGCTGCGATAA
- a CDS encoding DUF308 domain-containing protein — protein MEQVVSDERVPKMPLLTWWLILIDGIFVTNLGILLLVSPQSTLTLLIIFLGAYWFVTGIFQFAGAFMHIEHRVANIFMGLLGLAAGAILLVNPLMGDVIIPGMIVIILGAEGILMGAAAMFQAFKGAGAGRFIFGLFSMAIGLILLLNQPFAIGVTALPFAIGLFALFIGPAVIVASFRVRKIQQAS, from the coding sequence ATGGAACAAGTTGTATCGGATGAAAGGGTGCCTAAGATGCCTTTGCTGACCTGGTGGTTGATTCTTATCGACGGGATATTCGTCACAAATCTGGGCATCTTGCTGCTGGTGTCTCCACAATCTACGTTAACGCTTCTAATTATTTTCCTTGGCGCATATTGGTTCGTGACAGGTATTTTTCAGTTTGCCGGGGCTTTTATGCACATAGAACACCGCGTCGCGAACATATTTATGGGTCTCTTGGGTTTAGCCGCCGGCGCAATCCTCTTAGTAAATCCCTTGATGGGCGACGTTATTATTCCCGGCATGATCGTCATAATCCTGGGAGCGGAGGGCATTTTGATGGGCGCGGCGGCGATGTTCCAGGCTTTCAAAGGCGCCGGCGCCGGCCGCTTTATTTTCGGCCTGTTCAGTATGGCCATCGGATTGATACTGCTTCTTAACCAACCGTTCGCCATAGGCGTTACGGCCTTACCGTTCGCGATTGGCTTATTCGCCCTCTTCATTGGGCCGGCCGTAATCGTAGCGTCTTTCAGGGTTCGCAAAATTCAGCAAGCATCCTAG
- a CDS encoding thioredoxin domain-containing protein, whose product MLAAGCGGGEETTTTTTNTPATSTTTPTTTTGGTGNLRKVPTPSTLEVKPVEKFNDKFPDEFAVNIVFTPNTDTPQFFTDALKKKMPMVVEFYGQVDSISSSMTQGISELQSKYSGKVLFILLDADNPQSYGSLSAQLPVQYIPQIFVFNKNSTIIRSYTGYVDKTRLDQALYDAVNRGY is encoded by the coding sequence TTGTTAGCGGCCGGATGCGGCGGCGGAGAAGAGACCACCACCACAACCACTAACACGCCCGCCACGTCAACAACAACGCCGACGACGACCACCGGCGGCACCGGCAACTTAAGAAAAGTGCCAACGCCGTCCACTCTCGAGGTCAAGCCGGTCGAAAAATTCAACGACAAATTCCCGGACGAGTTCGCCGTAAACATTGTATTTACGCCGAACACGGACACCCCGCAGTTCTTTACCGACGCGCTAAAGAAAAAGATGCCGATGGTAGTGGAATTCTATGGTCAGGTAGATTCGATAAGCTCAAGCATGACGCAAGGTATCTCGGAGTTGCAGTCGAAGTACAGCGGTAAGGTTTTGTTTATCCTGCTTGACGCGGACAATCCGCAATCATACGGCTCTCTGTCGGCCCAGCTGCCGGTTCAGTATATTCCTCAAATATTTGTCTTCAACAAAAACTCGACGATAATTCGGAGCTATACCGGTTACGTTGATAAAACTCGCTTAGACCAGGCTCTTTATGACGCCGTCAACCGCGGATACTGA
- a CDS encoding replication-associated recombination protein A: protein MTPSTADTDRPLSLRMRPRRLEDFAGQEEIVGQGTVLRQAIQEDTLSSAIFWGPPGCGKTTLAEIIAEMTSAEFVKISAVTATVGDVRKVIAAARERQKAYGRRTIMLLDEVHRFNKAQQDTLLPAVEDGTLILIGTTTENPYFEVNSALISRSRVFQLNGLRDGDLSAILKRALKDNENGLGREKVVLDKGAEEHLIKTAAGDARSLLNGLETAALAARPDAKGRRLITLEIAEDAMQRRALLYDMKGEAHYDVASAFIKSMRGSDPQAAVYWLAVMIYGGEDPKFIARRMIIFASEDVGNADPMALVVATATAQAMQNVGLPEARINLSQAAIYLATAPKSNASYAAIDAALKDVAQGPLSPPPKHIRNAPHPGMKEQGYGVGYKYPHNYPGHVVEQEYLPPELKGREYYKPSDSGAEALIKKRMTDNKYDKIKAPDKGSGGKP, encoded by the coding sequence ATGACGCCGTCAACCGCGGATACTGATCGGCCGCTCTCACTTCGCATGCGGCCCAGGCGGCTTGAAGACTTCGCCGGGCAGGAAGAAATTGTCGGGCAGGGCACCGTCTTACGTCAGGCAATCCAAGAAGACACCTTAAGTTCCGCCATTTTTTGGGGTCCCCCGGGCTGCGGCAAAACCACGCTGGCTGAGATAATCGCCGAAATGACGTCGGCGGAATTCGTGAAAATCAGCGCGGTTACGGCGACCGTCGGCGACGTGAGAAAGGTTATCGCGGCGGCCAGGGAGAGGCAAAAAGCATACGGCCGCCGTACGATCATGCTTCTAGACGAGGTCCACCGTTTCAACAAGGCTCAGCAGGACACCCTGTTACCGGCCGTTGAGGACGGCACGCTCATCCTTATCGGCACAACGACAGAAAACCCCTATTTCGAAGTAAACTCGGCCCTGATATCCAGATCGCGAGTATTCCAGTTAAACGGGCTAAGAGACGGAGACCTTTCAGCCATCCTTAAAAGAGCGCTCAAGGACAATGAGAACGGCCTGGGGCGGGAGAAAGTCGTTTTGGACAAAGGGGCCGAGGAACACTTGATTAAAACAGCGGCCGGCGACGCAAGATCTCTTTTAAACGGGTTGGAGACGGCCGCGCTGGCGGCTCGTCCCGACGCGAAGGGGCGGAGACTGATTACCCTGGAAATCGCCGAAGACGCAATGCAGCGACGCGCCCTTTTGTACGACATGAAGGGCGAAGCTCATTACGATGTAGCCAGCGCGTTTATTAAAAGTATGCGAGGAAGCGACCCGCAAGCGGCTGTATATTGGCTGGCTGTTATGATTTACGGCGGCGAGGACCCGAAGTTTATCGCGCGCCGGATGATCATTTTCGCCAGCGAGGACGTGGGCAACGCCGACCCGATGGCGCTGGTCGTGGCGACGGCCACCGCTCAGGCCATGCAGAACGTAGGCTTGCCCGAGGCCCGGATAAATCTGTCGCAGGCGGCCATATATCTGGCGACCGCGCCAAAAAGCAACGCCTCCTACGCGGCCATAGACGCGGCCTTAAAGGATGTGGCCCAGGGACCTTTATCGCCGCCGCCCAAACACATCAGGAATGCGCCTCACCCGGGGATGAAAGAACAAGGATACGGCGTGGGGTATAAATATCCCCACAATTATCCCGGCCACGTCGTCGAGCAGGAATACCTGCCGCCGGAGCTGAAGGGACGGGAATACTACAAGCCGAGTGATTCCGGAGCGGAAGCCCTTATCAAGAAGCGAATGACTGACAACAAGTATGATAAAATCAAAGCACCGGACAAAGGATCCGGCGGTAAACCTTAA
- a CDS encoding AI-2E family transporter: MKNRKFFTERTVERFKDTALVSWALIGLIGVGYLVWKGIAEISFILRPFFFALVIAFILKPFLEFLEKRGLNRTIALALTYICFFTVLGVIVGFLIPIISNEVSDLVKAFPKYARDMSDTFAYYQMRLAAFRLPAPAASALDSALTNAQTSTYDVLRKAPSYTMSFLSLIMDFFLSPLIAFFILKDRASISRGFFRIVPSAWRPEAMYLTFRINIVIQGVFRVMLLLALLVSVLASIGLFITGIPYALLLGFVCGIFQVIPYIGPVVGVVPAVIVAFVVKGGWFALGIGIYFAVLTQVASLILTPIMMKDRVGVPPILVIFILLLFGALFGFWGVLLAVPAAAIINEIAIFALMKDFEREAAIKAEGIPVD; encoded by the coding sequence TTGAAGAACCGGAAGTTCTTTACGGAACGAACGGTCGAGCGATTCAAGGATACCGCCTTGGTAAGCTGGGCCCTGATCGGATTGATCGGCGTCGGCTACTTGGTCTGGAAAGGCATCGCCGAAATCAGCTTCATCCTTCGTCCATTCTTCTTCGCTTTGGTTATCGCGTTCATTCTCAAACCGTTTCTGGAATTCCTGGAAAAGCGCGGCCTGAATCGCACCATAGCTTTGGCCTTGACGTACATATGTTTCTTTACCGTTTTGGGAGTTATCGTGGGATTCCTGATTCCGATAATCAGCAACGAGGTCAGTGACTTGGTAAAGGCTTTTCCCAAGTACGCGCGGGATATGAGCGACACCTTTGCGTATTACCAGATGAGGCTGGCAGCTTTCCGGCTGCCGGCGCCCGCGGCGAGCGCCCTTGATTCCGCCTTGACCAACGCGCAGACCTCTACCTATGACGTTTTGAGAAAAGCCCCCAGCTATACCATGAGCTTCCTGTCGCTTATAATGGACTTTTTTTTATCGCCTTTGATTGCTTTTTTCATTCTTAAGGACAGAGCTTCGATAAGCCGCGGATTCTTCAGAATCGTACCGTCGGCGTGGCGTCCGGAGGCGATGTATCTTACTTTTCGGATAAACATCGTCATTCAGGGCGTTTTCCGGGTAATGCTGCTTCTGGCGTTGCTGGTTAGCGTGCTGGCGTCAATCGGGCTTTTCATAACTGGTATCCCGTACGCTCTGCTGCTCGGATTTGTTTGCGGCATCTTTCAGGTTATCCCTTATATTGGCCCCGTTGTCGGCGTCGTGCCGGCGGTCATCGTTGCCTTCGTTGTTAAAGGCGGTTGGTTCGCCTTAGGCATAGGCATTTATTTCGCGGTGCTGACCCAGGTGGCCAGCCTGATTCTGACGCCGATCATGATGAAGGACCGCGTGGGGGTGCCGCCGATACTGGTTATCTTTATTCTGCTGCTGTTCGGCGCCCTCTTCGGTTTCTGGGGCGTCCTGCTGGCCGTACCGGCGGCCGCGATCATCAATGAGATCGCGATTTTCGCGCTGATGAAGGACTTCGAGCGCGAAGCGGCGATCAAAGCCGAAGGTATACCGGTCGACTGA
- the alaS gene encoding alanine--tRNA ligase, with amino-acid sequence MKSAEIRSKFLEYFARLDHTILPGSSLVPDEPSLLLTTAGMVQFIPYLRGDKKPEHARMATVQRCLRTTDIDHIGHTARHLTFFEMLGNFSVGDYYKKEAIPWAWEFVTKELKIDSANLWVSIFLDDDEAFDVWHKDVGLPDERIVRLGEDENFWSMGPTGPCGPCSEIHYDFGPDKACGPDCAVGCDCDRFLEIWNLVFMQYDRDEDGELKPLPKKNIDTGMGLERVASILQGVDNNFESDLLKALIDKMSEISGVAYKSGERQDVSLKIVADHSRAVAFIINDGVLPSNEGRGYVLRRLLRRAVRHGRLLGVERPFMKEMAGAVIDLMGGDYKDIAKNRHSIEDIVKSEEVRFLDTLKAGLSVLDGYLDDAAAAGADMLEADKTFKLYDTYGFPFELTKEIAAEQGIGVDETGFAGLMDKQKETARQAVGETKGKAGEEALVALAEECGQTEFTGYGNASAEAKIKAIFREGKEVKTAKAEEKVEIILDRTPFYAEMGGQIGDTGSIKTKTGRVEVSSAFPNSGLTVHVGKVAEGSIKEAQEAEAAIDMDRRQAVRRNHTATHILHWALRMTLGDHVRQGGSYVDNKRLRFDFTHGKALTKQELDQVERLINKKVIEDSPVRAYATTYKYATESGALAFFGEKYGKHVRVLEVGDYSRELCGGTHVARSGEIGLVKIISESSIGANLRRIEAVTGLNTLERARESEALLLQFENELKTGRAGIAGRLSHLMLALKASEKEVHRLKSKLGSADTAGLWAGAESVNGVKLVFTIVKDKKPDELRVIADDIRGRGEPAVVGLASESDGNVGLIIAMTKDLTAKGLDAGKIIREVAPRIGGGGGGRPDLAQAGGSEAGGMVAAIDAARQKVIQKLS; translated from the coding sequence ATGAAAAGCGCCGAAATCAGGTCCAAGTTTCTGGAGTATTTCGCTCGCCTTGACCACACAATCTTGCCCGGCTCCTCGCTGGTGCCTGATGAACCGTCGCTATTGCTTACGACGGCCGGTATGGTTCAGTTCATCCCGTATCTCCGGGGAGACAAAAAACCCGAGCATGCCCGTATGGCAACCGTCCAGCGATGTCTTCGCACGACTGACATAGACCATATCGGCCATACGGCCAGACACCTCACGTTTTTCGAGATGTTGGGAAATTTCAGCGTCGGCGATTACTACAAAAAGGAAGCCATCCCCTGGGCCTGGGAGTTTGTCACCAAAGAGCTCAAAATCGATTCCGCGAATTTATGGGTCAGCATATTCCTGGATGACGACGAGGCTTTTGACGTTTGGCATAAGGACGTCGGCTTGCCGGATGAGAGGATAGTCAGGCTGGGTGAGGACGAGAATTTTTGGAGCATGGGTCCGACGGGACCCTGCGGCCCGTGCTCGGAGATACATTATGATTTCGGCCCGGACAAGGCTTGCGGACCTGATTGCGCGGTCGGTTGCGACTGCGATCGGTTCTTGGAGATTTGGAACCTCGTGTTTATGCAGTACGACAGGGACGAAGACGGAGAACTTAAACCACTGCCAAAGAAAAACATCGACACTGGTATGGGTCTGGAGCGCGTGGCCAGCATCCTTCAGGGCGTCGACAACAATTTTGAATCGGACCTTCTAAAAGCCTTGATCGATAAGATGAGCGAGATCAGCGGCGTGGCATACAAGAGCGGCGAGCGCCAGGACGTTAGTCTGAAAATAGTCGCCGACCATAGCCGGGCCGTCGCGTTTATAATCAACGACGGCGTCTTGCCTAGCAACGAAGGCCGCGGTTACGTGTTGCGGCGGCTTCTGCGGAGAGCGGTCAGACACGGCCGCCTTTTGGGTGTGGAGCGGCCGTTTATGAAGGAAATGGCCGGCGCGGTGATCGATCTTATGGGCGGCGATTACAAGGACATCGCCAAGAACAGGCATTCGATCGAGGATATTGTCAAGAGTGAAGAGGTCAGGTTCCTGGATACCCTAAAAGCCGGCCTGTCCGTTTTGGACGGGTATCTTGATGACGCGGCAGCGGCGGGCGCTGATATGCTGGAAGCAGACAAAACGTTTAAACTCTACGATACTTACGGCTTCCCGTTCGAACTGACTAAAGAGATTGCCGCCGAGCAGGGCATCGGGGTAGACGAGACCGGATTCGCGGGGTTGATGGACAAACAAAAGGAAACGGCGCGCCAGGCGGTGGGCGAAACCAAAGGTAAAGCCGGGGAAGAGGCGCTGGTTGCGCTGGCGGAGGAGTGCGGCCAGACGGAGTTCACCGGCTATGGCAACGCGAGCGCCGAAGCGAAAATAAAGGCTATCTTCCGCGAAGGCAAAGAAGTCAAAACGGCCAAAGCGGAAGAAAAGGTGGAAATCATTTTAGATAGAACGCCGTTCTACGCCGAGATGGGCGGACAAATCGGGGATACGGGTTCGATAAAAACTAAGACCGGCCGGGTGGAAGTGTCCAGCGCTTTTCCGAACAGCGGTTTAACCGTTCATGTAGGAAAGGTGGCGGAAGGGTCGATCAAAGAGGCCCAGGAGGCCGAGGCCGCTATCGATATGGACCGCCGCCAGGCTGTCAGAAGGAACCATACCGCGACGCACATATTGCACTGGGCCCTCCGGATGACGTTGGGCGATCACGTCAGACAAGGCGGCAGTTACGTCGACAACAAGAGGCTGCGGTTCGATTTCACCCACGGTAAAGCCTTGACAAAACAGGAGCTAGACCAGGTCGAAAGGCTGATAAACAAAAAGGTCATCGAGGACAGCCCGGTTAGGGCTTATGCGACGACTTATAAATATGCCACCGAAAGCGGCGCTCTGGCGTTTTTTGGCGAGAAGTACGGTAAGCATGTCCGAGTCTTGGAGGTCGGTGACTATTCCCGCGAGCTCTGCGGCGGCACTCACGTGGCCAGGTCGGGCGAGATCGGCTTGGTCAAGATCATCAGCGAATCTTCAATCGGCGCCAATTTGCGCCGGATCGAGGCTGTTACCGGGCTGAACACTCTCGAGCGGGCCAGGGAGTCGGAGGCGCTGCTGCTACAGTTTGAGAACGAGCTAAAGACGGGCCGGGCCGGGATTGCCGGGCGCCTAAGCCACCTTATGCTGGCGCTGAAGGCCAGTGAGAAAGAGGTGCACCGGTTGAAGTCCAAGTTGGGCAGCGCCGATACGGCCGGTTTATGGGCCGGGGCGGAATCTGTTAACGGCGTGAAACTTGTTTTTACGATTGTCAAGGATAAGAAGCCGGACGAGTTGCGGGTTATCGCGGACGATATCAGAGGCAGAGGCGAACCGGCCGTGGTCGGTCTGGCCTCGGAGTCGGACGGCAACGTAGGCCTGATAATAGCGATGACCAAAGACCTGACCGCCAAAGGCTTGGACGCGGGCAAGATCATCCGCGAGGTCGCGCCGAGAATTGGCGGCGGCGGCGGCGGCCGGCCCGACCTAGCGCAGGCCGGGGGAAGCGAGGCCGGCGGCATGGTCGCGGCTATCGACGCGGCCAGACAAAAGGTTATCCAGAAGCTTTCATGA
- the ruvX gene encoding Holliday junction resolvase RuvX — translation MRFLGLDIGGRRIGVAVSDPGGITAQPLTVIIRETDDQAVADIVKLAVEYEAEEIVYGVPMEADGDYGKQAELTQDFAYKLKAAGLNVKGHDERFSTAEAERVLIDQDVSRMKRREVVDKIAASIILQGYLDRRNG, via the coding sequence ATGAGATTTCTTGGACTAGACATAGGCGGGCGCCGCATAGGCGTGGCCGTTTCCGATCCAGGCGGCATAACCGCTCAACCCTTGACCGTAATCATCAGGGAGACCGACGATCAGGCGGTGGCCGACATAGTCAAGTTGGCCGTCGAGTATGAAGCGGAGGAAATAGTCTACGGCGTTCCTATGGAAGCGGACGGCGACTACGGGAAACAGGCGGAACTAACGCAAGACTTCGCCTATAAATTAAAGGCTGCCGGGTTAAACGTGAAAGGCCATGACGAAAGGTTCAGCACAGCTGAGGCGGAGAGAGTACTGATAGACCAGGACGTGTCGAGGATGAAAAGACGTGAAGTCGTCGATAAGATAGCGGCCTCGATTATTCTGCAAGGTTACTTAGACAGGCGGAATGGCTAG